The Odocoileus virginianus isolate 20LAN1187 ecotype Illinois unplaced genomic scaffold, Ovbor_1.2 Unplaced_Contig_3, whole genome shotgun sequence genome includes a window with the following:
- the ISY1 gene encoding pre-mRNA-splicing factor ISY1 homolog isoform X1: MLGGKCLARNAEKAMTALARFRQAQLEEGKVKERRPFLASECTELPKAEKWRRQIIGEISKKVAQIQNAGLGEFRIRDLNDEINKLLREKGHWEVRIKELGGPDYGKVGPKMLDHEGKEVPGNRGYKYFGAAKDLPGVRELFEKEPLPPPRKTRAELMKAIDFEYYGYLDEDDGVIVPLEQEYEKRYRAELVEKWKAEREARLARGEKEEEDEEEEENIYAVAEEESDEEGGPDNGGEDGQQKFIAHVPVPSQQEIEEALVRRKKMELLQKYASETLQAQSEEARRLLGC; encoded by the exons gcCCGAAACGCAGAAAAGGCCAT GACGGCCTTAGCAAGATTTCGCCAGGCTCAGCTGGAAGAGGGGAAAGTAAAG GAGCGAAGACCCTTCCTTGCCTCAGAATGTACTGAACTGCCTAAAGCCGAGAAGTGGAGACGGCAG atcATTGGAGAGATCTCAAAAAAAGTGGCTCAAATTCAGAATG ctGGTTTAGGTGAATTCCGGATCCGCGACCTGAATGATGAAATTAACAAGCTGCTGCGAGAGAAGGGACACTGGGAGGTCCGGATCAAGGAGCTGGGCGGTCCTGACTACGGG AAAGTTGGCCCTAAGATGCTGGACCACGAAGGGAAGGAAGTCCCAGGAAATCGAGGTTACAAGTACTTCGGAGCAGCGAAAGACCTGCCCGGCGTCAGAGAGCTGTTTGAGAAAGAGC CCCTTCCTCCTCCACGAAAGACGCGCGCCGAGCTCATGAAGGCGATCGACTTTGAGTACTACGGCTACCTCGACGAGGACGACGGCGTCATCGTGCCCTTGGAGCAGGAGTATGAGAAGAGAT ACAGAGCCGAACTAGTGGAGAAGTGGAAAGCAGAGCGAGAGGCCCGCCTGGccagaggagagaaggaggaggaggacgaggaggaggaggagaacatCTACGCTGTGGCTGAGGAGGAG TCCGACGAGGAGGGCGGCCCGGACAACGGCGGGGAGGACGGGCAGCAGAAGTTCATCGCGCACGTGCCGGTGCCATCGCAGCAGGAG ATCGAGGAGGCGCTGGTGCGCAGAAAGAAGATGGAGCTGCTGCAGAAGTACGCCAGCGAGACGCTGCAGGCCCAGAGCGAGGAGGCCCGGCGGCTCCTGGGCTGCTAG
- the ISY1 gene encoding pre-mRNA-splicing factor ISY1 homolog isoform X2 translates to MARNAEKAMTALARFRQAQLEEGKVKERRPFLASECTELPKAEKWRRQIIGEISKKVAQIQNAGLGEFRIRDLNDEINKLLREKGHWEVRIKELGGPDYGKVGPKMLDHEGKEVPGNRGYKYFGAAKDLPGVRELFEKEPLPPPRKTRAELMKAIDFEYYGYLDEDDGVIVPLEQEYEKRYRAELVEKWKAEREARLARGEKEEEDEEEEENIYAVAEEESDEEGGPDNGGEDGQQKFIAHVPVPSQQEIEEALVRRKKMELLQKYASETLQAQSEEARRLLGC, encoded by the exons gcCCGAAACGCAGAAAAGGCCAT GACGGCCTTAGCAAGATTTCGCCAGGCTCAGCTGGAAGAGGGGAAAGTAAAG GAGCGAAGACCCTTCCTTGCCTCAGAATGTACTGAACTGCCTAAAGCCGAGAAGTGGAGACGGCAG atcATTGGAGAGATCTCAAAAAAAGTGGCTCAAATTCAGAATG ctGGTTTAGGTGAATTCCGGATCCGCGACCTGAATGATGAAATTAACAAGCTGCTGCGAGAGAAGGGACACTGGGAGGTCCGGATCAAGGAGCTGGGCGGTCCTGACTACGGG AAAGTTGGCCCTAAGATGCTGGACCACGAAGGGAAGGAAGTCCCAGGAAATCGAGGTTACAAGTACTTCGGAGCAGCGAAAGACCTGCCCGGCGTCAGAGAGCTGTTTGAGAAAGAGC CCCTTCCTCCTCCACGAAAGACGCGCGCCGAGCTCATGAAGGCGATCGACTTTGAGTACTACGGCTACCTCGACGAGGACGACGGCGTCATCGTGCCCTTGGAGCAGGAGTATGAGAAGAGAT ACAGAGCCGAACTAGTGGAGAAGTGGAAAGCAGAGCGAGAGGCCCGCCTGGccagaggagagaaggaggaggaggacgaggaggaggaggagaacatCTACGCTGTGGCTGAGGAGGAG TCCGACGAGGAGGGCGGCCCGGACAACGGCGGGGAGGACGGGCAGCAGAAGTTCATCGCGCACGTGCCGGTGCCATCGCAGCAGGAG ATCGAGGAGGCGCTGGTGCGCAGAAAGAAGATGGAGCTGCTGCAGAAGTACGCCAGCGAGACGCTGCAGGCCCAGAGCGAGGAGGCCCGGCGGCTCCTGGGCTGCTAG